One Rhizoctonia solani chromosome 2, complete sequence DNA segment encodes these proteins:
- a CDS encoding Retrotransposon-derived protein PEG10, with product MEPEPTLASLLKAINTLTSQVGSLQAQIHSQGQQLSELKALCKETNNLVGNKDQGGTQAKPGPSTGPVTPPTHTGGETHTPGMVRPGLKAPFRPSRGTGFDSEEEEEPKRPKRETCSMPRSLSSLTPFDTGSSVKRPKMDLPDPYKGEVRGRKATQWLDRMLLWVALHWDQFDEEEQMVVWILYHMTDKAADWALPIIGTIIKGEGNPPTTIPALTAKFKEAFADPDAKRAAARKIAALTQTTTTAEYVTKFRNLMAELDWNEEAYITQFTRGLHWKVKELLSTKDNIPDDDLEAIFAALVKIDNTRQENKENRPKKAPTKAPVTATTSTSTTTTRVRLSEDPNYVTPEERDRRRASGLCVKCGQKGHGIKQCPNGWKATIKEATKIGQEELEKE from the coding sequence atggaaccggagccaacccttgcctctctcctcaaggctatcaacaccctcaccagccaagttgggtccttgcaggcccaaatccactctcaaggccaacagctctctgagctcaaagccctatgcaaggagaccaacaaccttgttggcaacaaagacCAGGGTGgaacccaagccaagcctggcccatcgactgggcctgttacCCCTCCAACCCacacaggaggggaaacccacactccaggaatggttaggcctgggctcaaggccccctttaggccatcaagaggaacgggtttcgactcagaggaagaagaggagcccAAACGCCCCAAAAGAGAAACTTGCAGCATGCCTAGGAGTctcagctcccttaccccctttgacacGGGGTCCAGCGTGAAGCgccccaagatggacctcccggACCCTTACAAGGGAGAAGTCAGGGGTCGAAAAGCCACTCAATGGCTAGATAGGATGTTActctgggtagccctccattGGGATCAATTTGACGAGgaggaacagatggttgtgtggatcctataccacatgactgacaaagctgccgactgggctcttcccatcattgggacgatcatcaagggcgagggaaacccacctaccaccatcccggccttaacagccaaattcaaggaagcatTTGCAGACCCCGATGccaagagggcggccgccagaaagattgctgcgctaactcagaccacaaccacggctgagtacgtcaccaaATTCCGCAACCTTATGGCGGAGCTTGATTGGAATGAGGAGGCGTATATCACCCAATTCAcacgcggccttcactggaaggtaaaagagctcctgtccaccaaggacaacattcccGACGATGACctagaggccatatttgccgccttggtcaaaattgacaacactcgtcaggaaaacaaggaaaaccgccccaaaaaggctcccaccaaggccccggtcaccgcaaccacctctacctccaccactaccaccagaGTCCGCCTATCCGAGGACCCTAATTACGTCACACCGGAGGAacgggaccgccgccgcgcatcagGACTTTGCGTAAAATGTGGACAAAAGGGACACggcatcaaacagtgccccaatggctggaaggctacaaTCAAGGAGGCCACCAAAATTGGACAGGAGGAATTGGAAAAAGAGTGA
- a CDS encoding Retrovirus-related Pol polyprotein from transposon codes for MSSSSYSSLNDSQPSTPLDLEVVSVSTPTFTLECDNSPALPVWKSVNKSLPIVDNEIPVEAVKDIASNEQLSDLLVNKLAQPLVTIKKRNGITSRKESLAKPVKQPDNESIRMTRDQFRSTTPLPDEALCDPVHINCHHSFGNLGHSHALVTTSSANGITKHTGTPSNLTSHGPTSIDTHISNTHAKRTISNDLTYKEAAPRTISGLSISQASHSPDKFHDATDPFSSMITKQAIDASHNDVVHTSSSIRRTKEEDLASCLPRQSQSKPCLNQDLLTNAETVSTLISIHRESQLKPNPMISLDPLSNSCDDTNTGYLSKLSASVEPKALDKGLLAHELPDKEQSLVTSQQRLLEFAPKSLVTSSLLDASENSTDALVKIHASDVRNKPAQISPKATQLIQGSLDQSYSTANTMLPQIGNTIDTHLNTAEQLIHESALPLLSISQTDRTVTSNSNNMVEIPSSPKPLIDAKPLISQDTLSVSYGNLSVEYLDSLEQSSEAYKPHSNAIAPQGLAEQSVLSTLEGSSIGITSDLYTNTKEEATSKTDAPYTPLSQQEHGETATSICSKTSGNCPDFQPLEVDLSPDMQDWLVETIREIQQIMDIYADSTDSHISTVDSAAIKIERDLALDSTRPPGPEHPVSTILPDESSKSAQQIPKLSASMKSSESLSLCNNSHTTRLVNDLLLPAQSSVRIFESEASKQSLLVDKIDMGKNNTIQSALQATPSRDPYSALSETICGSESTETSAANYATTNTSIFKDVSINSVEGSVTISSIDSSASSVSTIDIEPSTQVSSEPPESLHDQMNHKTPTPSFDTGCISSELQNEHIGSHSEQLRNLISEQTLVHISEEPNSAHTSLPIILANMEGPNSFHEYNSLGTPVILVPSISVAANTAFESLAPSEIRILSPDYQPMALCISAESSAESSAESSAVDTELRIVLPEKSANDEPVISQAELVSDLGINCLVPEEPTTPSRGDNIDQISIYSSISTDEGLPSPAINTRSLDNSSESDIRVETPISQGSELPSTPISGMSSSTMHLFTKQTDPECSLPPDKLTPYESVASKVLKLGNRNDDTLAATPLSKHLCQYEPLDGQLDMSTTLLYEYNQESERKHSTYKPEAIEPDEPDTNLCISSLDTQASGTAEEQALQHITGPSYQDNFTFTVRSAAARTSRLSRSPVRSSSRRSTSRAFGTAKNLRSNRVSSSTASKARRNRNTSPTHVRSRLASSRRFSESSQDETLQASVSNRYSHKCDRGDSPCAHESNQSSNEDQHPQQRTRNDPLDPPDESGDEYSDVPIRNPIRARSFRPKPVHFDPKLEPDNIPEWNGNTSELPRWIISINNLAEYGIYARIQLGRQVPLRLTGRALRWFNALDKTYRQSITTDWPSLRRAITIHFMNRSLIDRNKAEALQAGFRDRDNPYETPVDYIVWKAETLTLFSNWTKSELITEIMNSAPEHWSLYIDTSVGTTWDDFLDKVAWHEDRLLRHDNNISQDIQKQLDEMKEILKNIEIQPDSNVKTNRSSQGDYKELSNNENTSDNESEINEKASTQDSYQTLRSFTALVRPCTPEPIPARKSIEEDVSSQQSLDWKSSQERLTIELAKLNEQLNELLTPQTLPAIAELPKGDRKEIPTDCNASAGTSAFMGRNQAVESPLRKTLPQSKADLPYISPANPRSHGTTHRRNHLYPGKMQQPLDKLTYWSGQRTIINLIDVPCSDIIKAPLYKLRRRPNRYQQDLVINQWSKSLAEMLREQEYMKLGDKCTYQHPIQWLGRDLSSKPKKQLKSAPDLRLRSKSLKGTIKDNPL; via the exons ATGAGCTCAAGCTCCTACTCATCACTCAACGATTCTCAGCCGTCCACCCCTCTCGACTTGGAAGTAGTATCCGTATCGACACCTACGTTTACTCTAGAGTGTGACAATAGCCCAGCATTGCCCGTCTGGAAGTCTGTCAACAAATCGCTACCCATTGTTGATAATGAGATACCAGTAGAAGCCgtaaaagatattgcatcTAATGAACAGCTAAGCGATCTATTAGTCAACAAGTTAGCTCAGCCTTTAGTTACAATCAAAAAACGCAATGGTATTACATCAAGAAAGGAGAGCTTAGCCAAACCTGTTAAGCAACCAGACAATGAGTCAATCCGGATGACGCGCGACCAGTTCAGAAGTACTACACCATTGCCAGATGAAGCATTGTGTGATCCGGTACACATAAATTGTCATCACTCTTTTGGTAACCTTGGTCATTCGCACGCATTGGTTACAACTAGTAGCGCGAATGGAATCACTAAGCATACAGGAACGCCGTCTAACCTTACTAGTCATGGTCCTACTAGTATAGATACTCACATATCTAATACACATGCTAAGCGGACTATAAGTAATGATTTAACCTATAAGGAAGCAGCTCCTAGGACAATTAGCGGATTATCAATTTCTCAAGCTAGTCATTCACCGGACAAATTCCACGATGCAACTGATCCATTTTCATCCATGATAACTAAACAAGCAATCGACGCTTCGCATAACGATGTGGTACACACCTCAAGCAGTATTAGGCGAACAAAGGAAGAAGATTTAGCTAGTTGCTTACCTAGACAGTCGCAATCTAAGCCATGCTTAAATCAAGACCTATTGACTAACGCTGAAACAGTTTCAACTCTCATCTCTATTCATAGAGAATCACAGCTGAAGCCGAATCCTATGATTAGCCTAGACCCCTTGTCTAATTCGTGCGATGATACCAATACAGGTTACTTAAGTAAACTGTCAGCTAGCGTCGAACCCAAAGCATTAGACAAAGGTCTGTTGGCTCATGAATTGCCGGATAAGGAACAATCCCTGGTCACTAGTCAGCAACGCTTACTTGAATTTGCGCCCAAATCTTTGGTCACAAGCTCCCTGCTTGACGCCTCAGAGAATTCAACCGATGCATTAGTCAAGATACATGCGTCAGACGTAAGAAACAAACCCGCTCAAATTTCTCCAAAAGCAACGCAATTGATCCAAGGGTCCCTGGACCAATCGTACTCAACAGCCAATACTATGCTGCCACAGATTGGTAATACTATTGACACTCACCTGAATACAGCAGAACAGCTTATTCATGAGTCGGCTCTACCCTTGCTATCAATTAGTCAAACAGATCGTACTGTAACGAGCAATAGTAACAATATGGTCGAGATTCCTTCAAGTCCTAAACCACTAATAGACGCGAAGCCTTTGATTAGTCAAGATACTTTGTCAGTCTCTTACGGAAACCTAAGTGTCGAATATCTAGATAGCTTAGAGCAATCTTCGGAAGCTTATAAGCCACATTCAAATGCAATTGCGCCGCAAGGTTTGGCTGAACAATCAGTACTTAGTACCTTAGAAGGATCAAGTATTGGTATTACTTCGGACCTATATACAAATACTAAggaagaagctacttctaaGACTGACGCGCCGTACACACCACTTAGTCAGCAAGAGCATGGTGAGACGGCAACGAGTATTTGCAGCAAAACATCGGGAAATTGTCCAGATTTTCAACCACTGGAAGTCGATTTATCGCCAGATATGCAGGACTGGCTAGTTGAAACTATCCGTGAAATTCAGCAAATAATGGATATATACGCCGATTCTACCGACTCGCATATATCTACTGTCGATTCAGCTGCTATTAAGATTGAACGTGATTTAGCTTTAGACTCGACTAGACCGCCCGGTCCGGAACATCCAGTATCGACAATATTGCCTGACGAATCAAGCAAGTCGGCCCAGCAAATACCTAAGCTTAGCGCTTCAATGAAGAGTTCGGAATCTTTGTCTCTGTGTAACAACAGTCACACGACTAGACTTGTCAATGATCTATTACTACCAGCGCAATCATCTGTAAGGATCTTTGAGTCTGAAGCAAGCAAACAATCTTTATTGGTGGATAAAATTGACATGGGCAAGAACAACACTATTCAGAGCGCGCTACAAGCGACACCGTCACGTGATCCTTACTCAGCATTGTCTGAAACAATTTGTGGCTCTGAATCGACTGAAACAAGTGCAGCCAACTATGCTACCACTAACACTAGTATATTCAAGGACGTTTCAATCAATAGTGTAGAAGGAAGCGTGACTATTAGTTCAATTGATTCATCGGCATCATCTGTAAGTACAATCGATATCGAACCATCGACGCAAGTCTCGAGCGAGCCACCGGAGAGCTTGCATGATCAAATGAACCATAAGACACCTACGCCAAGCTTTGATACCGGGTGTATCAGCTCTGAGTTACAAAATGAACACATTGGTTCGCACTCCGAGCAGCTAAGGAATTTGATCAGCGAACAGACGCTAGTACATATCAGTGAAGAACCAAACAGTGCTCATACGAGCTTACCTATTATACTTGCGAACATGGAAGGTCCTAACTCGTTTCATGAATACAACTCATTGGGTACACCGGTAATATTAGTCCCAAGCATTAGCGTTGCTGCAAACACCGCATTTGAATCTCTAGCGCCGTCGGAAATTAGAATTCTAAGTCCCGACTACCAGCCTATGGCCCTATGCATAAGCGCCGAGTCAAGCGCCGAGTCAAGCGCCGAGTCAAGCGCCGTTGACACTGAGCTCCGAATCGTATTACCTGAGAAATCAGCTAATGACGAACCAGTTATTAGTCAAGCAGAGTTAGTTTCAGATCTTGGAATTAATTGTCTAGTACCAGAAGAGCCGACTACACCAAGCAGAGGTGATAATATCGATCAAATAAGTATTTATTCATCAATATCTACTGACGAAGGACTCCCGTCGCCGGCAATCAATACAAGGAGTCTAGACAATTCATCAGAATCAGATATAAGGGTTGAAACACCTATCTCGCAAGGCTCCGAACTACCTTCGACACCGATATCTGGGATGTCGAGCTCGACAATGCATTTGTTCACTAAGCAGACCGATCCGGAATGCTCACTACCGCCTGATAAGCTTACACCATATGAGTCGGTTGCGAGTAAGGTGCTCAAGCTAGGAAACAGGAATGACGACACGTTAGCTGCGACTCCATTAAGCAAACATCTATGCCAATACGAACCTTTAGATGGTCAGTTGGATATGTCGACAACCCTCTTGTACGAATACAATCAGGAGTCGGAACGTAAACACTCGACTTACAAGCCGGAAGCTATCGAGCCCGACGAACCAGATACTAATCTTTGTATTAGCTCACTAGATACACAAGCATCTGGCACAGCGGAGGAACAGGCACTGCAGCATATAACCGGTCCGTCCTACCAAGACAACTTTACCTTTACAGTTAGGAGCGCCGCAGCACGAACATCACGGCTGTCTCGATCGCCTGTAAGGTCCAGCTCAAGACGAAGTACTAGCCGAGCGTTCGGCACTgcgaagaatttaaggtcgaATAGAGTCAGTAGTTCAACCGCGTCTAAGGCACGACGAAATAGGAATACATCACCTACTCACGTAAGGAGCCGATTAGCCAGCTCGCGCAGATTCAGCGAATCGTCTCAGGATGAAACGTTGCAAGCTTCCGTTAGCAATCGATATAGTCATAAATGCGACCGAGGAGACTCGCCTTGTGCCCATGAATCAAATCAGAGCTCCAACGAAGACCAACATCCTCAACAAAGGACAAGGAACGATCCTCTGGATCCACCTGACGAATCAGGAGATGAGTATAGTGACGTACCTATAAGGAATCCTATACGCGCACGATCTTTCAGACCTAAGCCCGTGCACTTTGATCCTAAACTTGAGCCGGATAACATTCCAGAATGGAATGGCAATACTAGCGAATTACCCAGATGGATCATATCCATCAATAATTTAGCTGAATACGGTATCTATGCACGCATACAGTTAGGACGACAAGTACCATTGAGACTCACAGGTCGAGCGCTAAGATGGTTTAACGCACTAGATAAGACTTATCGACAAAGCATTACCACTGATTGGCCAAGTTTAAGACGCGCAATAACAATACACTTCATGAATCGATCGCTGATAGACAGAAATAAGGCCGAAGCTCTTCAAGCCGGATTCAGAGACAGAGATAACCCGTATGAAACACCGGTAGACTACATTGTTTGGAAGGCCGAAACGCTTACTCTATTTAGCAATTGGACCAAATCTGAACTAATTACGGAGATCATGAACAGCGCTCCTGAACATTGGTCATTGTATATAGATACATCTGTAGGAACTACATGGGACGacttcttggacaaagttGCATGGCATGAAGACCGCTTGCTGAGACAtgataataatatatctcagGACATACAGAAGCAGCTCGACGAAATGAAAGAAATTCTGAAAAATATCGAAATTCAACCGGATTCCAACGTCAAGACGAATCGCTCCAGTCAAGGGGATTACAAAGAGTTAAGCAACAACGAGAATACGAGTGACAACGAGTCTGAAATCAACGAAAAAGCCTCTACTCAAGACTCCTACCAAACCCTTCGATCCTTCACAGCGTTAGTGCGCCCATGCACTCCCGAGCCAATACCAGCTAGAAAGTCAATCGAAGAAGACGTTAGTAGTCAACAGAGTTTGGACTGGAAGTCCAGCCAGGAGCGATTAACAATAGAATTAGCTAAACTGAATGAGCAATTGAATGAGCTATTAACACCGCAAACGTTGCCTGCTA TAGCGGAACTACCTAAAGGCGATAGGAAAGAAATCCCTACGGACTGTAATGCGTCAGCAGGTACCAGCGCATTTATGGGACGGAATCAAGCAGTGGAATCACCTCTGCGCAAGACACTTCCCCAGTCAAAGGCAGACCTACCGTATATCAGCCCGGCAAACCCAAGGTCACACGGAACAACTCACAGGCGTAACCACTTATATCCAGGGAAAATGCAACAGCCTCTGGACAAGTTAACATATTGGTCAGGACAACGTACCATTATCAATTTAATAGATGTTCCATGTTCAGATATCATCAAAGCGCCTTTGTACAAACTCAGAAGACGTCCTAATAGATATCAGCAAGACCTAGTGATCAATCAATGGTCTAAGAGCTTAGCGGAAATGTTAAGGGAACAAGAATACATGAAACTAGGAGATAAATGCACCTACCAGCACCCTATTCAATGGCTGGGACGCGACTTAAGTAGCAAACCAAAGAAACAACTCAAGAGTGCACCAGATTTAAGATTAAGATCAAAATCACTCAAAGGAACCATTAAAGATAATCCACTCTAA
- a CDS encoding Retrotransposable element Tf2 protein has protein sequence MDSNKKPLLFLDLTLRDYPTDPIKTLIDSGATSNFISPQLVEKLKLPKTLLKNPQVVRMLDGTISQTGCIWHQVQLAVLANGHSHTIPFLVCPIGNTLAILGMTWLTTESPLIDWQQGLITFPEQAQIALEEEADPDPLANLPPQYHEFAKVFGKEEFKALPPHREYDIAIDLAPDAKLSPGPIYGMTDVESKALKQHIDEELATGKIRPSTSSTGAPVMFVKKADGSLRLVVDYQKLNKVTHKNVYPLPRQDNLMAKLRHAKVFTKLDLRWGYNNVRIKEGDEWKTAFRTKYGLFEYLVMPFGLTNAPAAFQHFMNDLFRDLIDVTVVIYLDNILIFSEIPEEHPSHVREVLSRLMKNQLFCKLSKCHFHVTTVDYLGIVISPAGFLMDQKKIEAVTLWPQPKTVKQVQAFLGFVNYLRQFIPNFSLVARPLHNLTKKETPWSWGEPEEAAFKELKSLVTQSPVLIHSNPKLPYYLETDTSGVAMGAILSQRGPDNWLHPIAYMSKSFTGAKANYNTHDKELLAIIKALEEWRIFLEATDKPIQVFTDHCNLEYWMQARTFNCRHARWRVFLSNFNFEIHYRPGKQSGKPDALSRRLDYIDMAPGPEVMLPAEVFANTTEEELEIVTEIRSKLREDPSLEQIIQFLTEDADNAPPSIRKAYRDYDWEEDLLWYRGKLVVPDSEPLKERLLKEFLS, from the coding sequence atgGACTCAAACAAAAAACCCCTACTCTTTCTAGACTTGACACTGCGTGACTATCCAACGGATcctatcaaaaccctcattgactctggcgccacctccaattTCATATCTCCCCAGTTAGTAGAAAAACTTAAactcccaaaaaccctactcaaaaacccacaagtagtgagaatgctagatggtaccatatctcagactggttgcatatggcaccaggttcaactcgcggtcttggccaatggccactccCACACTATTCCCTTCCTGGTCTGCCCCATCGGCAATACCTTggcaatccttggcatgacttggctcaCGACTGAATCCCCtcttattgattggcaacaggggcTAATCACGTTTCCTGAACAAGCCCAGATTgccttggaggaagaagcggacccaGATCCCTTGGCAAACCTTCCCCCCCAGTACCACGAgtttgccaaggtctttggcaaagaagaattcaaggctctccctccacatagggaatatgatattGCTATAGATCTGGCCCCAGACGCCAAACTGTcccctggccccatatacggcatgactgatgTGGAATCAAAGGCCCTGaaacaacatattgatgaagaactagcCACGGGCAAGATTCGCCCCAGTACTTCATCAACGGGCGCCCCAgttatgtttgtaaagaaggcagatggctccctcaggctggttgtggactACCAAAAACTCAACAAAGTCACTCACAAGAACGTATATCCGCTTCCTAGACAGGACAATCTTATGGCCAAACTCCGGCACGCCAAAGTCTTCACAAAACTGGATCTAcgttggggttacaataatgtccggatcaaggaaggagacgaatggaagacggcgttcagaaccaaatacgggttgtttgaatacctagtaatgccttttggcctcaccaacgccccagctgccttccaacattttatgaacgacTTATTCCGCGATCTCATTGATGTTACCGTAGTAatctacttggacaataTATTGATCTTTTCAGAAATCCCAGAAGAACACCCTTCTCacgtcagggaagtcctttCACggttaatgaagaaccagttgttttgcaaactctccaagtgccacttccatgtcaccactGTAGATTATCTCGGCATTGTCATTTCTCCAGCTGGATTCTTGATGGATCAAAAAAAGATTGAAGCAGTAACGTTGTGGCCCCAACccaaaacggtcaaacaagtccaggccttcctgggatttgtcaactacctcagACAATTCATTCCTAatttcagcttggttgcacgtcccctccacaacctcacaaaaaaggaaaccccctggtcctGGGGTGAGCCAGAAGAAGCAGCATTTAAGGAATTGAAGTCCTTAGTCACCCAGTCCCCGGTCCTGATACATTCCAACCCCAAGCTACCCTAttacctagaaacagacacttcaggagtagctatgggCGCCATATTGAGTCAGAGAGGTCCAGATAATTGGTTGCACCCTATTGCctacatgtccaagtccttcacAGGGGCCAAAGcaaattacaacacccacgacaaggaactacttgctatcatcaaagccctggaggaatggcgcatcttcctagAAGCCACAGATaaaccaatccaggtgttcACAGATCATTGCAACCTagagtattggatgcaggctagaaccttcaattgTAGACATGCCAGATGGCGCgtcttcctgagcaacttcaattttgaaattCATTaccgcccaggaaaacagtccGGAAAGCCAGATGCTCTTTCCAGGAGATTGGATTACATTGACATGGCACCAggaccagaagtcatgctgcctgcagaagtctttgccaacacaacagaggaagaactggaaattgtTACAGAAATACGCTCCAAACTAAGGGAGGACCCATCCCTGGAGCAGATCATCCAGTTCTTAACAGAAGACGCAGACAATGCACCGCCTTCCATCAGAAAAGCCTACcgggattatgactgggaggaagacctttTATGGTACCGGGGAAAATTAGTAGTTCCAGATTCAGAACCCCTCAAGGAGCGACTGCTAAAAGAAtttctgtcctag